One Cupriavidus necator N-1 DNA window includes the following coding sequences:
- a CDS encoding FadR/GntR family transcriptional regulator gives MLFNLEAVSAQRLYRLIAEKIAEKIRAGEFPVGSRLPAERDLAEALNVSRSSVREALIALELSGYVEVRLGSGVYVTTPKEGTAVGSPPPTESTASSSSRPAGDVGPFELLEARLLVEPEVAALAAQHASNQQLSVIREAQEAMSASGAPSHLDRVFHAAIAAACGNAALEAVVLSLRDLSEASPVYQRLDKHFIGRKAWNAALVEHDRITSAILERDPIRARHEMYAHLIAIMARLREDFGDSLSSSRRKVTPKKRAPSVSDRSSRNATTEVEDATDLVDAEALARHASRTAARRKV, from the coding sequence TTGCTGTTCAATCTGGAAGCCGTCTCAGCGCAGCGCCTTTACCGGCTAATCGCTGAGAAGATTGCCGAGAAGATTCGCGCCGGGGAGTTCCCCGTTGGCAGCCGACTGCCTGCAGAACGGGATCTGGCGGAAGCCTTGAACGTCAGCCGCTCGTCGGTGCGCGAGGCTCTGATCGCCTTGGAACTCAGCGGCTACGTCGAAGTGCGCCTAGGGAGTGGCGTTTACGTCACAACCCCGAAGGAAGGAACAGCTGTGGGTTCACCGCCTCCGACCGAGTCCACGGCTTCTTCATCCTCCCGACCCGCGGGCGATGTGGGCCCTTTCGAGTTGCTTGAGGCACGCCTGCTCGTCGAGCCCGAAGTTGCCGCGTTGGCAGCCCAGCATGCCAGCAACCAACAGCTCTCGGTGATTCGGGAAGCCCAAGAGGCCATGTCGGCGAGCGGAGCACCTAGCCATCTCGACCGCGTATTCCATGCAGCAATCGCGGCCGCCTGTGGCAATGCGGCGCTCGAAGCCGTGGTCCTCTCGCTACGCGATTTGAGTGAAGCCAGCCCAGTCTATCAGCGCCTGGACAAGCACTTCATCGGCCGCAAGGCCTGGAATGCTGCGTTGGTCGAGCACGACCGCATCACTAGCGCGATCCTTGAACGGGACCCAATCCGCGCGCGTCATGAAATGTACGCTCATCTGATTGCTATCATGGCGCGGCTGCGCGAGGACTTCGGTGACAGCCTGTCTTCATCCAGGCGCAAGGTTACTCCCAAGAAACGCGCGCCCAGTGTCAGCGACCGGAGTTCCAGAAACGCAACTACCGAAGTGGAGGACGCCACCGACCTGGTCGACGCTGAGGCACTTGCGCGGCACGCGTCTCGGACCGCCGCCCGGCGCAAGGTATGA
- a CDS encoding 4-aminobutyrate--2-oxoglutarate transaminase has translation MNADLQQRRTAATPRGVGVMCNFYADRAENALLWDVEGREYIDFAAGIAVLNTGHRHPRIVQAVEEQLRRFTHTAYQIVPYESAVALAERINALAPIEGPAKTAFFTTGAEAVENAIKIARAHTGRPGVVAFGGGFHGRTLMGMALTGKVAPYKLGFGPFPSDVFHVPYPAALQGVSTNDALAAIESLFKTDIDPQRVAAIILEPVQGEGGFNVAPAELMRGLRTLCDQHGILLIADEIQTGFGRTGKIFAMEHYDVRPDLITMAKSLAGGLPLSGVCGRAEVMDAPAPGGLGGTYAANALAVAAAHAVLDVLAEEKLCERSQKLGAQLTQRLEALRERCPVIAEVRGLGSMVAIEFRDPQTAKPDAARLQQVQRNAMEEGLLLLSCGMHGNAIRFLYPLTIDDALFAKALDIIERAVQA, from the coding sequence ATGAACGCCGACTTGCAGCAGCGCCGTACGGCGGCCACGCCCCGCGGCGTAGGCGTGATGTGCAACTTCTATGCGGACCGCGCCGAGAACGCGTTGCTGTGGGACGTCGAGGGGCGCGAGTACATTGACTTTGCCGCCGGCATCGCCGTGTTGAACACCGGGCATCGCCATCCCCGGATCGTGCAGGCAGTGGAAGAACAACTGCGACGCTTCACCCACACGGCCTACCAGATCGTTCCCTACGAGAGCGCCGTAGCACTGGCCGAACGAATCAACGCACTCGCGCCGATTGAAGGGCCGGCAAAAACTGCGTTCTTCACCACGGGCGCCGAAGCTGTGGAGAACGCCATCAAAATCGCACGTGCCCACACTGGCCGTCCGGGCGTGGTCGCCTTCGGTGGTGGTTTTCACGGCCGCACGCTGATGGGCATGGCGCTGACCGGTAAGGTGGCTCCGTACAAGCTCGGCTTCGGTCCCTTCCCTAGCGATGTGTTTCACGTACCGTACCCGGCCGCACTGCAGGGAGTCAGCACCAATGACGCTCTGGCTGCCATTGAGAGTCTCTTCAAGACCGACATTGACCCACAGCGCGTTGCCGCGATCATCCTGGAGCCGGTGCAGGGTGAAGGCGGGTTCAATGTGGCGCCTGCCGAACTGATGCGTGGCCTGCGTACACTGTGCGACCAGCACGGTATCCTCCTCATTGCCGATGAAATCCAGACCGGCTTCGGGCGTACTGGCAAGATTTTCGCCATGGAGCACTACGACGTCAGGCCTGATCTGATTACCATGGCCAAGAGCCTGGCGGGTGGACTGCCGCTGTCTGGCGTGTGCGGTCGTGCCGAGGTTATGGATGCGCCGGCGCCGGGCGGACTCGGTGGCACCTACGCGGCCAACGCCCTGGCTGTCGCTGCGGCCCATGCGGTGCTGGACGTCCTGGCCGAAGAAAAACTGTGCGAGCGTTCGCAGAAGCTGGGCGCGCAGCTCACCCAACGCCTCGAAGCTCTGCGCGAGCGCTGCCCAGTCATCGCCGAGGTGCGCGGCCTAGGATCCATGGTCGCCATCGAATTTCGCGACCCGCAGACCGCCAAGCCGGACGCGGCGCGACTTCAACAAGTCCAGCGCAACGCCATGGAAGAAGGTCTGCTGCTGCTAAGTTGCGGCATGCATGGCAACGCTATCCGCTTCCTGTACCCACTGACCATCGACGACGCTCTGTTCGCTAAGGCGCTCGACATCATCGAGCGCGCCGTCCAGGCCTGA
- the dld gene encoding D-lactate dehydrogenase: MHLPVFPPHQANDAEFVERLRRIVGPRNVLTERRRTQRYRRGFRSGEGEALAVVFPTKLLEQWQVLQACVAAGKAVVMQAANTGLTEGSTPHGGAEDYGRQVVVINTLLMTTIRVIDQGRQAICFPGATLHGLERALQPFGREPHSEIGSSCIGASVVGGICNNSGGMLVRRGPAYTELALFARVDASGVLQLVNHLGIRLGDTPESILTRLDHGDFTETDIDSAVNGKGSCSDYEARVRDFAAPTPARFNNDPARLYETSGSAGKLAVFAVRVDTFEADEQTQVFCIGVRDPAMLSVLRHRLLAPEMALPVACEYMHRDIFDLSARYAKDMFSVIERFGTDAIPSIFAWKSQIDRLLGRFRFLPANPADRIAQMVGQLLPEHVPVRLRTLRERYEHIVLLKVAGGDVAPILEQLARLLRDPDDGEWFACDPQEGQKAFLHRFVAGGAAIRYNAIHRSDVEGVFSLDFALPRNSSDWVEHLPADIEAQLVGRYRYAHFLCHVFHHDYIVKKGGNLEAIKQRVLDLIAAKGGEYPAEHNVGHVYCAKPALAAFYRDVDPTNTFNPGVGQMSKRRSYM, from the coding sequence ATGCATCTGCCTGTTTTTCCGCCACATCAGGCAAACGACGCGGAGTTTGTCGAGCGCTTGCGTCGTATTGTCGGGCCACGCAACGTGCTGACTGAACGTCGTCGCACGCAGCGCTATCGCCGAGGCTTTCGCTCCGGCGAGGGCGAGGCGCTGGCGGTGGTGTTTCCCACGAAGCTGCTGGAGCAATGGCAGGTGCTGCAGGCATGTGTCGCCGCCGGCAAGGCTGTGGTCATGCAGGCGGCCAACACTGGCCTCACCGAGGGCTCCACGCCGCACGGCGGAGCCGAGGACTACGGGCGGCAGGTAGTCGTCATCAACACATTGTTGATGACGACTATCCGGGTGATCGACCAAGGCAGGCAGGCGATCTGCTTCCCGGGGGCCACCTTGCATGGCCTGGAACGTGCACTCCAGCCCTTCGGGCGGGAACCGCATTCAGAAATCGGTTCATCGTGTATCGGTGCCTCCGTCGTCGGTGGTATCTGCAACAACTCGGGTGGCATGTTGGTCCGCCGGGGGCCGGCCTACACAGAACTGGCGTTGTTCGCCCGTGTCGACGCCTCGGGAGTGCTGCAATTGGTGAATCACCTTGGCATACGGCTAGGCGATACGCCTGAATCCATTCTCACGCGCCTGGACCACGGCGACTTTACCGAGACCGATATCGATAGCGCTGTGAACGGGAAGGGCTCATGCTCCGACTATGAAGCCCGTGTGCGCGATTTCGCGGCGCCGACACCGGCGCGTTTCAACAATGATCCCGCTCGACTGTACGAGACCTCCGGCAGCGCTGGCAAGCTGGCGGTGTTTGCGGTGCGAGTGGACACCTTCGAGGCAGACGAGCAAACGCAGGTCTTCTGTATTGGTGTGCGCGACCCTGCCATGTTGAGCGTGCTGAGGCACCGGCTACTGGCCCCCGAGATGGCGCTGCCAGTGGCCTGCGAGTACATGCATCGGGACATCTTCGACTTGTCCGCACGCTATGCAAAGGACATGTTCTCTGTCATCGAGCGCTTCGGCACCGATGCGATACCAAGCATCTTCGCGTGGAAGTCTCAGATTGACCGCTTGCTGGGCCGGTTCAGGTTCCTCCCGGCCAATCCCGCGGACCGGATCGCACAAATGGTGGGGCAACTCCTGCCCGAGCATGTGCCAGTCCGGCTGCGGACATTGCGCGAGCGGTACGAGCATATCGTGCTCCTGAAAGTGGCGGGCGGTGACGTTGCGCCGATACTGGAGCAGCTGGCACGGCTGTTACGCGATCCGGACGACGGCGAATGGTTCGCCTGCGACCCGCAAGAAGGCCAGAAAGCATTTCTGCACCGCTTCGTTGCCGGTGGGGCAGCCATTCGATACAACGCCATTCACCGCTCAGACGTCGAAGGCGTGTTCTCGCTTGACTTTGCTTTGCCTCGAAATAGCAGCGATTGGGTCGAGCACCTGCCGGCCGATATCGAAGCCCAACTCGTTGGGCGCTACCGCTACGCGCACTTCTTGTGTCACGTATTCCACCATGACTACATAGTCAAGAAGGGCGGAAACCTCGAAGCCATCAAGCAGCGGGTGCTAGACCTCATTGCCGCCAAGGGTGGCGAGTATCCCGCCGAACACAACGTCGGGCACGTCTATTGCGCAAAGCCGGCGCTGGCTGCGTTCTATCGGGATGTGGATCCGACGAATACCTTCAATCCCGGTGTGGGCCAGATGAGCAAACGCCGGTCCTATATGTAA
- a CDS encoding TRAP transporter substrate-binding protein, whose protein sequence is MRLLKSRLSTLLAATAFAVATPPAHALDIKLGHVLAASHSWHKAAEGFAAEVKDKTAGRVNFILFPSGQLGNEKTMVEGMQIGSQGAAVIGSGSLQPVDARFGVVELPYTWNNAAQAYRAYDGDLGKALEKIADGKNLVLLSWWENGFRHITNNRGPIKTPADLKGLKTRVTPDKMRLDTFTLLGAAPAPLAFGELYSALQQKVFDAQENPLSIIYTSSFFEVQKYLSLTGHVWSPASLVVSKSVWNRISPDDRKAIKAAADHWRDEQRRMITESDKQYLTQLKDKGMSINEVDKAPFATAIAPVWKSYEATFGPELMGLVKKYRETK, encoded by the coding sequence ATGCGTCTTCTAAAGAGTCGATTGAGCACCTTGCTTGCCGCCACGGCATTTGCGGTCGCTACGCCGCCCGCGCACGCGCTCGACATCAAGCTCGGCCATGTACTGGCCGCCAGCCATAGCTGGCACAAGGCCGCAGAAGGATTCGCTGCCGAGGTCAAGGACAAAACCGCTGGCCGCGTCAATTTCATCCTGTTCCCCAGCGGTCAACTCGGCAATGAGAAGACCATGGTTGAAGGCATGCAGATCGGCAGCCAGGGCGCGGCGGTTATCGGATCGGGCTCGTTGCAGCCGGTGGACGCGCGCTTTGGCGTGGTTGAACTGCCATACACCTGGAACAACGCCGCACAGGCCTACAGAGCCTATGACGGCGACCTCGGAAAGGCGCTGGAGAAGATTGCCGATGGCAAGAACCTGGTGCTGTTGTCCTGGTGGGAGAACGGCTTTCGCCACATCACAAACAATCGCGGTCCTATCAAGACGCCGGCTGACCTGAAGGGCCTGAAAACGCGCGTCACGCCCGACAAGATGCGGCTCGACACCTTTACCCTACTGGGAGCCGCGCCCGCGCCGCTGGCATTCGGCGAGCTCTACTCTGCGCTGCAGCAGAAGGTGTTCGACGCCCAGGAGAACCCGCTGTCCATCATCTACACCTCGTCGTTCTTCGAGGTGCAGAAGTACCTGTCGCTGACGGGCCACGTGTGGAGCCCCGCGAGCCTGGTCGTGTCGAAGTCAGTCTGGAACCGCATCTCGCCCGACGACCGCAAGGCCATCAAGGCTGCCGCGGATCACTGGCGCGACGAACAACGCCGCATGATCACCGAAAGCGACAAGCAATACCTAACCCAACTCAAAGACAAGGGGATGTCGATTAACGAAGTGGACAAGGCTCCGTTCGCCACCGCCATCGCCCCAGTATGGAAGTCGTATGAGGCGACGTTCGGCCCGGAACTCATGGGTCTGGTGAAGAAGTACCGCGAGACAAAATAA
- a CDS encoding NAD(P)/FAD-dependent oxidoreductase: protein MSLIPQTTAPDGLHRIVIVGGGAGGLELATLLGDRLGKRGQAHVTLIDKKRTHFWKPHLHEIAAGSMNLGMHELCYMAQGHWHGFTDRIGEVIGLDRSRRVVHLAPHVDEFGDAVTPLRDVPYDTLVFAVGSRTNDFGTPGVREHAIALETPADGERFHRRLVNACIRAHAQSEQLQPHQLQVAIIGAGATGVELAAELKHTTRELLSYGLERLDPAQLGIHLIEAGPRILPALPERLSAGAAKQLRALNVTIHTGARVSEVRQHGVQLADGRSIAAELVVWAAGVKAPEFARGLDGLEVNGIHQLRVGPTLQTTLDEHVFAIGDCAACPWLGREAGVLVPPRAQAAHQQASHLAEGLIRRLAGKPLKPWRYRDFGSLVSLGRHSTVGNLMGGLIRGNLWLEGYFARLMYMSLYQMHQRALHGLPRAALDTLARLFSRGTRPRVKMH, encoded by the coding sequence ATGTCCCTAATACCACAGACCACAGCACCCGACGGGCTGCACCGCATCGTAATCGTCGGCGGTGGCGCCGGCGGCCTGGAGCTTGCCACATTGCTGGGCGACAGACTGGGCAAGCGCGGGCAGGCACATGTCACACTAATCGACAAGAAACGCACGCACTTCTGGAAGCCGCATTTGCATGAAATTGCGGCAGGCAGCATGAATCTTGGTATGCACGAGCTGTGCTACATGGCGCAAGGCCATTGGCACGGCTTTACCGACCGCATCGGTGAGGTAATTGGGCTGGACCGGAGCCGGCGCGTCGTGCATCTGGCACCTCATGTGGACGAGTTCGGCGATGCCGTTACGCCGCTGCGCGATGTCCCCTACGATACCTTGGTGTTTGCGGTGGGAAGCCGGACGAACGATTTTGGTACTCCAGGCGTGCGGGAGCACGCGATCGCGCTCGAGACTCCCGCGGATGGCGAGCGGTTTCACCGGCGCTTGGTCAACGCGTGCATCCGAGCGCATGCCCAGAGCGAGCAGCTTCAGCCCCACCAGTTGCAGGTGGCCATTATTGGCGCTGGCGCGACGGGGGTAGAGCTGGCGGCCGAACTGAAGCACACCACACGTGAGTTGCTGAGCTACGGTCTGGAGCGCCTGGATCCGGCGCAACTCGGGATCCATCTGATTGAGGCCGGCCCACGTATTCTTCCTGCTTTGCCAGAACGATTATCAGCCGGGGCGGCGAAGCAGTTGCGCGCGCTCAACGTGACGATCCACACAGGCGCGCGCGTGTCGGAGGTGCGGCAGCACGGTGTCCAGCTGGCAGACGGGCGCAGCATTGCCGCAGAGTTGGTGGTCTGGGCGGCTGGGGTTAAGGCGCCGGAGTTTGCTCGCGGTCTGGATGGCTTGGAAGTCAACGGAATCCATCAACTACGGGTCGGCCCGACGCTGCAGACCACGCTCGACGAGCATGTATTTGCCATTGGAGACTGCGCGGCCTGTCCGTGGCTAGGGCGCGAGGCTGGAGTATTGGTGCCCCCTCGGGCACAGGCGGCTCATCAGCAGGCCTCGCACTTGGCCGAGGGACTCATCCGGCGGCTCGCGGGCAAGCCATTGAAGCCCTGGCGATACCGAGACTTCGGGTCCCTCGTCTCGCTCGGTCGACACAGTACGGTCGGTAATCTCATGGGGGGCTTGATTCGCGGCAACCTGTGGCTGGAGGGCTATTTCGCCAGGCTGATGTATATGTCGCTGTACCAGATGCACCAGCGAGCGCTACATGGCTTACCTAGAGCGGCGCTTGACACGCTGGCGCGATTATTCTCTCGAGGTACACGACCACGCGTGAAGATGCATTGA
- a CDS encoding NAD(P)-binding domain-containing protein, which yields MRIGIIGAGHAGLALAAMLLRSGKHEIRIYSDGRHSEKLSAIMDGGGHMRFVDQPNNVDAAGQ from the coding sequence ATGAGAATTGGAATAATCGGCGCTGGCCATGCCGGCCTCGCACTGGCAGCCATGCTGCTTCGGTCCGGAAAGCACGAGATACGTATTTATTCGGACGGACGCCATAGCGAGAAGCTGTCTGCGATAATGGACGGCGGCGGCCATATGCGATTCGTAGATCAGCCAAATAATGTTGACGCTGCAGGGCAGTGA
- a CDS encoding FadR/GntR family transcriptional regulator — MHHLEAVSAQRLYRLIAERIAEKIRSGEFLVGTRLPAERDLADILQVSRSSVREALIALELSGYVEVRVGSGVYVMATRGNEASFVTDAARCITELASDIGPFELLETRLLIEPECAAQAAQKGTDQQLAKIREAQESLSEAGAPSHYDRAFHAAIAAACGNAALDAVVSHVWDLAEASPVYERLDKHFVDSKVWDVALLEHDRIADAILERDPIRARHAMYAHLIAIMARLREDLAGSLPDIAARPAASGKVHQLRLSR; from the coding sequence ATGCACCATCTGGAAGCTGTCTCTGCTCAGCGCCTCTACCGACTGATTGCGGAGCGCATCGCCGAAAAAATCCGCTCCGGCGAGTTCCTTGTCGGAACGCGTCTGCCCGCGGAGCGGGACCTCGCAGACATCCTGCAGGTCAGCCGCTCGTCTGTGCGTGAGGCCTTGATCGCACTGGAACTGAGCGGATACGTGGAAGTGCGAGTGGGCAGTGGCGTCTATGTGATGGCAACGCGCGGCAACGAAGCCAGCTTCGTAACGGACGCTGCTCGCTGTATCACCGAGCTGGCCAGCGACATTGGCCCCTTTGAATTGCTCGAAACGCGTTTACTGATTGAGCCCGAATGCGCTGCACAAGCCGCGCAGAAGGGCACGGACCAACAGCTCGCGAAGATTCGCGAAGCACAGGAATCGCTCTCAGAAGCCGGCGCCCCGAGTCACTATGACCGGGCATTTCATGCCGCCATCGCAGCCGCTTGTGGCAACGCCGCCCTGGATGCGGTGGTCTCCCATGTCTGGGACCTTGCGGAAGCCAGCCCCGTCTACGAGCGCCTGGACAAGCATTTCGTCGACAGCAAAGTCTGGGATGTCGCGCTCCTCGAACACGACCGAATCGCGGACGCGATCCTTGAGCGGGACCCAATCCGCGCACGCCATGCAATGTACGCACATCTGATTGCCATCATGGCGCGCCTACGCGAAGACCTCGCCGGCAGCCTGCCTGACATCGCCGCACGGCCTGCTGCCAGCGGCAAGGTGCACCAATTGCGGTTGTCCCGATGA
- a CDS encoding TRAP transporter small permease, with product MLTRLSYALSALSKAFVAVACAVLAVLVTVVVFQRFVTHDTPRWAEELPRLVLVWSAFIGGVACSRDRSHLMAGLLPFIVKNPRVLGMVDRVNHVLIIAGLVALGWAGWQLAQMTMDQMLPAINVSAGVVYLALPIACALTAVVHVAQLFEPWPPAHAESFSLE from the coding sequence ATGCTCACGCGCCTTTCATACGCCCTCTCCGCGCTGAGCAAGGCATTCGTCGCCGTCGCCTGCGCTGTGCTCGCGGTGCTGGTTACCGTCGTGGTATTCCAGCGCTTCGTCACGCACGACACACCGCGCTGGGCCGAGGAGCTGCCGCGTCTCGTGCTGGTGTGGTCCGCTTTCATTGGTGGCGTGGCCTGCAGCCGAGACCGCAGCCACCTAATGGCCGGCCTCCTGCCTTTCATCGTCAAGAACCCGCGAGTGCTAGGCATGGTAGACCGAGTCAACCATGTGCTGATCATCGCCGGACTGGTGGCCCTGGGTTGGGCTGGCTGGCAACTGGCGCAAATGACTATGGACCAGATGCTGCCCGCCATCAACGTCTCGGCCGGCGTGGTCTACCTCGCGCTGCCGATCGCCTGCGCGCTGACGGCTGTCGTCCATGTCGCCCAGCTCTTCGAGCCTTGGCCCCCGGCGCATGCCGAGTCTTTTTCCCTGGAGTAA
- a CDS encoding TRAP transporter large permease: MSSGALFLMGVFMLTMLVDLPIVYGMVLSGLAYLALFDAAPVAVAAQQYVSGLDSFTLLAIPLFILAAQLMNGAGLTQRIVRLCAAIVGDIKGGLAVVAVMSCLVFGALSGSGVADVVAIGSLLLPAMARAGYDKGFSCSLVGCAGTTATIVPPSIVLIIYGTTTNTSVGKLFMAGIVPAVLLSLSLIVIAVWQARKYNWSGGKPFEWAELRASLVDSLPALMVPVLIIGGIRLGVFTASEAASSAIAYSLLIGLFWYRTLSLSAIWKSLKSAGEGSASILLMIGASGFFAWILVAEQVPQALASLLANWTDSRTTVLLLLTAVLLLLGTFMEAIPIIIIVAPVVMPVLAHYQIDPVHFGILLTINMAIGAVSPPVGVDLMAACKVGGITMMQTLRPLTWMMLAMVGVLMLVTFVPDLVMFLPRHVQ, encoded by the coding sequence GTGTCGAGCGGAGCTCTCTTTCTTATGGGCGTCTTCATGCTCACCATGCTGGTGGACTTGCCCATTGTCTATGGCATGGTGCTCTCGGGGCTTGCTTACCTGGCGCTTTTCGACGCCGCGCCGGTCGCCGTGGCCGCGCAGCAGTACGTCTCGGGCCTAGACAGCTTCACGCTGCTGGCCATCCCCCTGTTCATTCTTGCCGCCCAGTTGATGAACGGCGCGGGCCTCACGCAACGCATCGTGCGCCTGTGCGCGGCCATCGTCGGCGATATCAAGGGTGGGCTGGCCGTCGTCGCCGTTATGTCCTGCCTAGTCTTCGGCGCCCTGTCTGGCTCTGGGGTTGCCGACGTCGTGGCCATCGGCAGCCTGCTGCTGCCGGCAATGGCGCGCGCGGGCTACGACAAGGGCTTCAGTTGCTCGCTCGTAGGATGCGCCGGCACCACCGCTACCATCGTGCCCCCCAGCATCGTGCTCATCATCTACGGCACAACCACCAACACCTCGGTGGGCAAGCTCTTTATGGCAGGCATCGTGCCGGCCGTACTGCTGAGCCTGTCGTTGATCGTCATCGCTGTCTGGCAGGCACGCAAGTACAACTGGAGCGGCGGCAAACCCTTCGAGTGGGCCGAGCTTCGTGCATCGCTGGTCGATTCTCTGCCCGCGCTCATGGTGCCGGTTCTGATCATCGGCGGGATCCGTCTCGGTGTGTTCACGGCCTCGGAGGCCGCTTCCAGCGCCATCGCCTATTCGCTGTTAATCGGATTGTTCTGGTACCGCACGCTATCGCTGAGCGCCATCTGGAAGAGTCTCAAGTCGGCAGGCGAAGGCAGCGCGTCCATTTTGCTGATGATTGGCGCCTCGGGCTTTTTCGCGTGGATCCTGGTTGCAGAACAGGTGCCACAGGCATTGGCCTCGCTGCTGGCGAACTGGACCGACAGCCGCACCACGGTGCTGCTGCTCCTGACCGCCGTCTTGCTGTTGCTCGGCACGTTCATGGAGGCAATCCCAATCATCATCATCGTCGCTCCCGTCGTGATGCCGGTGCTCGCGCACTACCAGATCGACCCGGTGCACTTCGGCATCCTGCTGACTATCAACATGGCCATTGGCGCGGTCTCGCCGCCCGTGGGTGTGGATCTGATGGCCGCCTGCAAGGTGGGCGGCATCACGATGATGCAGACGTTGCGACCACTGACATGGATGATGCTTGCGATGGTGGGCGTGCTGATGCTCGTCACCTTCGTGCCTGATCTCGTGATGTTCCTCCCGAGGCATGTGCAATGA
- a CDS encoding NAD-dependent succinate-semialdehyde dehydrogenase, translated as MTKIHLTLDGLADPSLLKTDALINGQWVPGASRFDVHDPATGEKLADVANLKAVDAHSAIAAANAAWPAWRRLGAKARSQVLRKWFDLLIAHQDDLAHLMTAEQGKPLAEARGEVAYGASFVEWFAEQAKRVSGETLSQFDENRRQLVLKQPIGVCAAITPWNFPLAMITRKVAPALAAGCTVVVKPAELTPLTALAAGELAIRAGIPAGVLNIVTADSGNSIAVGQVLCASDVVRHLSFTGSTEVGRILMAQCAPTVKKLSLELGGNAPFIVFDDADIDSAVEGAFASKYRNAGQTCVCSNRFYVQDGVYDEFVRKFADRVRRARVGNGFEAGVEQGPLIEEAAVAKVERHLADALAKGARIVTGGNRLAQLGAGQFFQPTVVADATPDMLCAREETFGPFAPVFRFGTEQEAIDAANDTEFGLASYFYSRDVGRIFRVGEALEYGMVGVNSGMISMEHVPFGGVKQSGLGREGSEHGIEEYVELKYLCLGDIAA; from the coding sequence ATGACGAAGATTCATCTCACGCTGGACGGGCTCGCCGATCCGAGCCTGCTCAAGACCGATGCGCTGATCAACGGTCAATGGGTGCCGGGTGCGAGCCGCTTTGACGTGCACGATCCTGCCACCGGCGAGAAGCTGGCCGATGTGGCCAACCTCAAGGCGGTTGATGCCCATTCCGCCATCGCTGCCGCCAACGCGGCCTGGCCGGCCTGGCGGCGCCTGGGTGCTAAGGCGCGCAGCCAGGTTCTGCGCAAATGGTTCGACCTGCTTATCGCCCATCAGGACGATCTTGCGCACCTGATGACAGCCGAGCAAGGAAAGCCTCTGGCCGAGGCCAGGGGCGAGGTGGCCTATGGCGCAAGCTTTGTCGAATGGTTTGCCGAGCAGGCTAAGCGCGTAAGCGGCGAGACCCTGTCGCAGTTTGACGAGAACCGCCGTCAGCTGGTGCTCAAGCAGCCCATCGGTGTATGTGCGGCAATCACGCCGTGGAACTTCCCGCTGGCCATGATCACGCGCAAGGTCGCTCCTGCACTTGCCGCAGGCTGCACCGTGGTCGTCAAGCCGGCCGAGTTGACGCCGCTGACGGCCCTGGCTGCAGGTGAGCTGGCGATTCGCGCTGGAATCCCGGCAGGCGTGCTCAACATTGTCACGGCCGATAGTGGTAACAGCATCGCTGTAGGCCAGGTGCTGTGTGCGAGCGACGTGGTGCGCCACCTCAGTTTCACTGGATCGACCGAAGTGGGCCGCATCCTGATGGCGCAGTGCGCCCCGACGGTCAAGAAGCTCTCGCTCGAGCTGGGCGGCAATGCACCCTTCATTGTCTTCGATGACGCCGACATCGACAGTGCCGTTGAGGGCGCGTTCGCGAGCAAGTACCGCAATGCCGGCCAAACTTGCGTCTGCTCCAACCGGTTCTATGTGCAGGACGGCGTCTACGACGAGTTCGTTCGGAAGTTCGCCGATCGCGTGCGTCGAGCCAGGGTCGGCAACGGCTTCGAGGCCGGTGTCGAGCAGGGTCCGTTGATTGAGGAGGCGGCCGTCGCCAAGGTCGAGCGCCACTTGGCGGACGCTTTGGCCAAGGGCGCCCGCATCGTGACTGGGGGAAATCGGCTAGCGCAACTGGGCGCGGGACAGTTCTTCCAGCCGACGGTAGTGGCCGACGCCACGCCGGACATGCTGTGCGCGCGTGAAGAGACCTTTGGCCCCTTTGCGCCGGTGTTCCGCTTTGGCACGGAGCAGGAAGCCATCGACGCCGCTAACGACACGGAGTTCGGCCTCGCGAGCTACTTCTACAGCCGCGACGTGGGCCGCATCTTCCGCGTGGGTGAGGCGCTTGAATACGGCATGGTAGGGGTCAATTCCGGCATGATCTCCATGGAACATGTGCCATTCGGTGGCGTCAAACAGTCGGGTCTAGGGCGCGAGGGCTCGGAGCATGGCATTGAGGAGTATGTCGAGCTCAAGTACCTCTGCCTGGGGGACATCGCCGCCTGA